A single genomic interval of Calditerricola satsumensis harbors:
- the mtnA gene encoding S-methyl-5-thioribose-1-phosphate isomerase, protein MDLGFPVPHPQSVIWRDDGLVLLDQRRLPTETVYLTLKTPEEVWTAIRDLAVRGAPAIGIAAAYGLYLGVRHVPEDDEAAFWRELDRVAAFLATARPTAVNLFWALDRMRKRAEAERGKPLAAVKVALLDEARALQREDAAVCRRIGEHLLTLLADGMGILTHCNAGGLATAAYGTALAPLYLAKERGWRLRVFADETRPVLQGARLTTYELQQAGIDVTLICDNMAGWVMKQGWVQAVIVGTDRVAANGDVANKIGTYSLAVLAKAHNIPFYVAAPTSSIDLATPTGADIPIEERPAHEVTEGFGRRTAPEGVQVYNPAFDVTPAELVTAIVTEHGIVRPPYPEALMRVVTESGG, encoded by the coding sequence ATGGACCTTGGCTTTCCCGTCCCTCACCCGCAATCCGTGATCTGGCGCGACGACGGCCTGGTCCTGCTCGACCAGCGCCGCCTGCCGACCGAAACGGTCTACTTGACGCTGAAGACGCCGGAAGAGGTGTGGACGGCCATCCGGGATTTGGCCGTGCGCGGCGCCCCGGCCATCGGCATCGCGGCGGCCTACGGGTTGTACCTCGGGGTGCGCCACGTGCCCGAGGATGACGAGGCGGCCTTTTGGCGCGAGCTGGACCGCGTGGCCGCGTTTCTGGCTACGGCCCGCCCGACGGCGGTCAACCTCTTTTGGGCCCTCGACCGGATGCGGAAGCGGGCCGAAGCCGAGCGGGGCAAGCCGCTGGCGGCGGTCAAGGTGGCCCTCCTGGATGAAGCACGGGCCCTTCAGCGGGAGGACGCGGCGGTGTGCCGGCGCATCGGCGAGCACCTCTTGACGCTGCTTGCCGATGGCATGGGCATCCTCACCCATTGCAACGCCGGCGGGCTGGCCACCGCGGCCTACGGGACGGCGCTCGCCCCGCTGTACCTGGCGAAGGAGCGGGGCTGGCGGCTGCGCGTCTTTGCCGACGAGACGCGGCCGGTGCTGCAGGGGGCGCGGCTGACGACCTACGAGCTTCAGCAGGCGGGCATCGACGTGACGCTCATCTGCGACAACATGGCCGGCTGGGTGATGAAACAGGGCTGGGTGCAGGCGGTTATCGTCGGTACCGACCGCGTGGCGGCCAACGGCGACGTGGCCAACAAGATCGGCACGTACAGCCTGGCCGTATTGGCCAAGGCGCACAACATCCCGTTTTATGTGGCGGCGCCTACGTCGTCCATCGACCTGGCTACGCCGACGGGCGCCGACATCCCCATTGAAGAGCGCCCGGCCCATGAGGTGACGGAAGGCTTTGGTCGCCGCACGGCACCGGAAGGCGTCCAGGTGTACAATCCGGCCTTCGACGTGACGCCCGCCGAGCTGGTGACGGCCATCGTGACCGAGCATGGCATTGTGCGTCCGCCCTATCCGGAAGCCTTGATGCGCGTGGTGACCGAGAGCGGGGGATAA